One window from the genome of Rhodovastum atsumiense encodes:
- a CDS encoding PBSX family phage terminase large subunit: MSSSSLEIQTPRVFVPLLGPKRYKGAWGGRGSGKSHFFAEGLAEKAILQPGLRAVCIREVQLSLKQSVKRLIEDKIQALGVSRMFRSLETEIRTPGGGLIIFQGMQNHTADSIKSLEGYDVAWVEEAQALSERSLRLLRPTIRKPGSELWFSWNPESPADPVDELLRGPNALGPDMAAVVQANWRDNPWFPAVLDEERRTDLARRPDEYDHIWEGGYVTISDAIIFRGKVAVEAFETPPDARFFHGADWGFATDPTALVRSFIRDDCLFVDQEAFGHGTEIDALPALFDRISTARQWPIKADSARPETISYVARQGFRISAADKWQGSIEDGIAHLKGFRRIVVHPRCEHIAREFRLYSYKVDPKTEDVLPIIVDKHNHGIDALRYALDGYIKRRAPAKTEPLRL, translated from the coding sequence GTGTCATCGTCGAGCCTGGAAATCCAGACACCACGGGTGTTCGTCCCGCTCCTGGGGCCGAAGCGGTATAAGGGCGCATGGGGCGGGCGCGGCAGTGGGAAGAGCCACTTCTTCGCCGAGGGCCTGGCCGAAAAGGCGATCCTGCAGCCCGGCCTCCGGGCCGTCTGCATCCGCGAGGTGCAGCTCAGCCTGAAGCAGTCGGTCAAGCGGCTGATCGAGGACAAGATCCAGGCCCTCGGCGTGAGCCGTATGTTCCGCTCCCTTGAGACCGAGATTCGGACGCCGGGCGGCGGCCTGATCATCTTCCAGGGCATGCAGAACCACACGGCCGACAGCATCAAGTCGCTGGAAGGCTATGACGTGGCATGGGTGGAGGAGGCGCAGGCCCTTTCGGAGCGCAGCCTCCGCCTGCTGCGGCCGACCATCCGCAAGCCCGGGTCTGAGCTGTGGTTCTCCTGGAACCCGGAAAGCCCCGCCGATCCGGTTGACGAACTGCTGCGCGGGCCGAACGCGCTCGGCCCGGACATGGCCGCCGTCGTCCAGGCGAACTGGCGCGACAACCCGTGGTTTCCGGCCGTTCTGGACGAGGAACGCCGGACCGACCTCGCGCGCCGGCCGGACGAGTATGACCACATCTGGGAAGGCGGATACGTCACCATCTCGGATGCGATCATCTTCCGCGGCAAGGTGGCCGTGGAGGCATTCGAGACGCCGCCGGATGCCAGGTTCTTCCACGGGGCGGACTGGGGCTTCGCGACCGATCCGACCGCCTTGGTGCGGTCCTTCATCCGCGACGACTGCCTGTTCGTCGACCAGGAGGCATTCGGACACGGGACCGAGATCGACGCCCTTCCGGCGCTGTTCGATCGCATTTCCACCGCCAGGCAGTGGCCGATCAAGGCCGACAGCGCGCGGCCCGAGACGATCAGCTACGTGGCGCGGCAGGGATTCCGGATCAGCGCCGCCGACAAGTGGCAGGGGAGCATCGAGGATGGCATCGCCCACCTGAAGGGCTTCCGCCGGATCGTCGTGCACCCTCGTTGCGAGCACATCGCCAGGGAGTTCCGCCTCTACAGCTACAAGGTGGACCCCAAGACTGAGGACGTGCTGCCCATCATCGTGGACAAGCACAACCACGGCATAGACGCGCTGCGCTACGCCCTGGACGGCTACATCAAGCGGCGCGCACCCGCCAAGACTGAACCGCTCCGCCTGTAG
- a CDS encoding HNH endonuclease, which yields MKQCSVYECIRIAREDGLCVEHFKVRHGRPPSVVRKCDEPEKKRKPEFFKRFLQKSGYVTVRVPANFPGAVRMQRGFWWIMEHRMVMQNMIGRPLRMNENVHHKNGIRHDNRPENLELWVTSQPCGQRVKDKLAWAREFLATYGTKAERGAIAVSQQRAETKKAA from the coding sequence ATGAAGCAGTGCTCAGTTTATGAATGCATCCGCATTGCCCGCGAGGATGGATTGTGTGTTGAGCACTTTAAGGTAAGGCATGGACGGCCTCCGTCAGTGGTTCGCAAATGCGACGAACCAGAAAAGAAGCGGAAACCGGAGTTCTTCAAGCGGTTTCTGCAAAAATCTGGATACGTCACAGTTCGTGTTCCGGCGAATTTCCCTGGCGCGGTCAGGATGCAGCGCGGATTCTGGTGGATCATGGAACATCGGATGGTCATGCAGAACATGATCGGCCGCCCACTCCGCATGAATGAGAACGTCCACCACAAAAACGGTATCCGGCACGACAACCGCCCCGAAAACCTGGAGCTGTGGGTCACATCGCAACCATGCGGGCAGAGGGTGAAAGATAAGCTGGCATGGGCGCGTGAATTCTTGGCAACCTACGGCACCAAGGCGGAGCGCGGCGCCATCGCGGTATCCCAGCAGCGAGCAGAAACCAAAAAGGCGGCTTGA